One segment of Mycolicibacterium neworleansense DNA contains the following:
- a CDS encoding DUF1254 domain-containing protein, which yields MSPDNFARAESDQYFAGAVKDGGFGKFFHNRDLTPVDHQIVIRQNRDTLYSAAVFDLDGGPVTITLPDSAGRFMSLQVISEDHYTTNVAYAPAEVTFSRDSVDARYAIVAVRTLVDPGDTADLAAVHALQDAIGVSQADPGFFEIPQWDPVSQKTVRDALITLSTTLTDSTAMFGAKYEVDPVRHLIGSAFAWGGNPARDAMYLTVVPAGNDGTTVHRLTVKDVPVDGFWSVTVYNKDGYFTANPQNAYSVNNVTAVKDPDGSTTVQFGGTGAANLLPVTAGWNYIVRLYRPRPEILDGSWTFPDIQPV from the coding sequence GTGAGTCCTGACAACTTCGCGCGCGCCGAATCCGATCAGTACTTCGCCGGAGCCGTGAAGGACGGTGGGTTCGGGAAGTTCTTCCACAACCGTGATCTGACCCCGGTCGATCACCAGATCGTCATCCGGCAGAACCGGGACACGCTGTATTCGGCCGCGGTGTTCGATCTCGACGGCGGGCCCGTGACGATCACGCTTCCCGACAGCGCGGGCCGGTTCATGTCGCTCCAGGTCATCAGCGAGGATCACTACACAACCAACGTCGCCTATGCGCCGGCCGAGGTGACGTTCAGCCGGGATTCCGTCGATGCGCGCTATGCGATCGTGGCAGTCCGCACCCTGGTCGACCCCGGCGATACCGCCGACCTGGCCGCGGTGCATGCGCTACAGGACGCCATCGGCGTGTCCCAGGCGGATCCGGGGTTCTTCGAGATTCCGCAGTGGGATCCGGTCAGCCAGAAGACGGTTCGTGATGCGCTCATCACACTGTCCACCACGCTGACGGACAGCACGGCCATGTTCGGTGCCAAATACGAGGTGGACCCGGTGCGTCACCTCATCGGCTCGGCGTTCGCCTGGGGCGGAAACCCCGCGCGCGATGCGATGTATCTCACCGTGGTGCCGGCCGGGAACGACGGCACCACCGTGCACCGGCTGACCGTCAAAGACGTCCCGGTGGACGGATTCTGGTCGGTGACGGTCTACAACAAGGACGGCTATTTCACCGCGAACCCGCAGAACGCCTACTCGGTGAACAATGTCACCGCGGTCAAGGACCCGGACGGTTCCACCACGGTGCAGTTCGGTGGGACCGGCGCAGCCAATCTGCTGCCGGTCACCGCGGGCTGGAACTACATCGTCCGGCTGTACCGGCCGCGGCCTGAGATCCTCGACGGCTCCTGGACGTTCCCGGACATCCAGCCGGTCTAG
- a CDS encoding heme o synthase, whose product MSIRERRLINGAPSRIRSTFLSYLALTKPRVIELLLVTTIPAMLLAARGTIDPLLILNTLIGGGLAAAGANTLNCVVDADIDKVMKRTARRPLAQASVPTRHALIFGLVLSVTSFGWLWWTSNLLSGLLAMATIAFYVFVYTLLLKRRTSQNVVWGGAAGCMPVMIGWSAVTGTIQWPALVMFLIIFFWTPPHTWALAMRYKDDYKAAGVPMLPAVATEREVTRQILIYTWLTVLTTLVLALATGWLYGAVALLAGAWFLVMAHQLYSGVKRGEPVKPLRLFLQSNNYLAVVFCALAIDSALALPTIFGR is encoded by the coding sequence GTGAGCATTCGCGAGCGCCGGCTCATCAATGGGGCGCCGAGCCGAATACGATCCACCTTCCTGTCGTATTTGGCGTTGACCAAGCCGCGCGTGATCGAGTTGTTGCTGGTCACCACCATTCCGGCGATGCTATTGGCGGCCCGCGGCACAATTGACCCGCTGCTGATCCTCAACACCCTGATCGGCGGGGGGCTCGCGGCGGCCGGTGCCAACACGCTCAACTGTGTGGTGGACGCCGACATCGACAAGGTGATGAAGCGGACCGCCCGTCGCCCGCTGGCTCAGGCTTCGGTGCCGACCCGGCACGCGCTGATCTTCGGTCTGGTCCTCTCGGTCACTTCGTTCGGCTGGCTGTGGTGGACGTCGAATCTGCTGTCCGGGTTGCTGGCCATGGCCACGATCGCGTTCTACGTCTTCGTTTACACGTTGCTGCTCAAACGCCGCACCTCGCAGAACGTCGTGTGGGGCGGGGCGGCCGGCTGCATGCCCGTGATGATCGGCTGGTCCGCGGTGACCGGGACCATCCAGTGGCCGGCGTTGGTGATGTTCCTCATCATCTTCTTCTGGACGCCGCCGCACACCTGGGCCCTGGCGATGCGGTACAAGGACGACTACAAGGCGGCCGGCGTGCCGATGCTGCCCGCCGTGGCCACTGAGCGTGAGGTCACCCGCCAGATCTTGATCTACACCTGGCTGACGGTGCTCACCACGCTGGTGCTGGCGCTGGCCACCGGATGGCTCTACGGTGCTGTGGCCCTGCTGGCCGGCGCGTGGTTCCTGGTGATGGCCCACCAGCTGTACTCCGGGGTGAAGCGCGGGGAGCCGGTCAAGCCGCTGCGGTTGTTCCTGCAGTCGAACAACTACCTGGCCGTGGTGTTCTGCGCGCTGGCCATCGACTCGGCGCTGGCGCTGCCGACGATCTTCGGCCGCTAG